A genomic stretch from Prochlorococcus marinus str. MIT 9312 includes:
- a CDS encoding ligase-associated DNA damage response exonuclease → MRTKQEYLIKYKDGNLYCELADIWIDPSKPVKKALITHAHFDHFTFGCEEYISTKETAILLKERVRDNIKIKTFEYGEEFKINGINISFHPSGHILGSSQIRFIFAEEKWLISGDFKLQKDETCKQYEIVKTDYLISECTFGLPIFKWDETNKIVNDISKWITNSPEKTSLLFCYSLGKAQRLLNEISQTNFKGNIYSHDSIHKMNNSYKKLGIDIKDTIKIENKKKIDELKGSLILLPPSLSKGSYLKNFKHIQTAFASGWMSIRALRKRSGYDKGFPISDHADWDGILEVVKKSEAKNVFFHHGDSEALSKFLVEKESINVLFFGK, encoded by the coding sequence TTGAGAACTAAACAAGAATATTTAATAAAATATAAAGATGGAAATCTTTATTGTGAACTTGCTGATATTTGGATTGATCCAAGCAAGCCAGTAAAAAAGGCATTAATAACCCATGCTCATTTTGATCACTTTACATTTGGCTGTGAAGAATACATTTCTACTAAGGAAACTGCGATACTTCTTAAAGAAAGAGTTAGAGATAATATCAAAATTAAGACTTTTGAATATGGAGAAGAATTCAAGATAAATGGTATTAATATTTCTTTTCATCCTTCAGGACACATCCTTGGATCTAGTCAAATAAGATTTATTTTTGCTGAAGAAAAATGGCTTATTTCAGGTGACTTTAAGCTTCAAAAAGATGAGACTTGCAAACAATATGAAATAGTAAAAACTGATTATTTAATAAGTGAATGTACTTTTGGTTTACCAATCTTTAAGTGGGACGAAACAAATAAAATAGTAAATGATATTTCAAAGTGGATAACTAATTCACCAGAAAAAACTTCCTTACTTTTCTGCTATTCACTTGGAAAAGCTCAGAGATTGTTAAACGAAATTAGTCAAACAAATTTTAAAGGCAATATTTATTCCCATGACAGTATTCATAAAATGAACAATAGTTATAAAAAACTTGGAATTGATATTAAAGATACTATAAAAATCGAAAATAAAAAAAAGATTGATGAACTTAAAGGAAGTCTAATATTATTACCGCCATCTTTAAGTAAGGGCTCTTATCTAAAAAATTTCAAACATATTCAAACAGCTTTTGCGAGTGGATGGATGTCAATAAGAGCTCTAAGAAAAAGATCTGGATATGACAAAGGCTTCCCAATCTCTGATCATGCAGATTGGGATGGAATACTGGAAGTAGTAAAAAAGTCTGAAGCAAAAAATGTATTTTTTCATCATGGAGATAGTGAAGCTTTAAGTAAATTTTTAGTTGAGAAGGAATCAATAAATGTTCTTTTCTTCGGTAAATAA
- a CDS encoding translation initiation factor IF-2 N-terminal domain-containing protein, giving the protein MSINTPIFTIAKDLNVESNRIILACKKLGINAKGSTKRLNKEELEKIKSYFETGKNVSDEIVTINKNKVKEKNTTKKITEKDKINYFANRLIRKS; this is encoded by the coding sequence ATGTCTATCAACACTCCAATTTTCACTATAGCCAAAGATCTTAATGTCGAAAGTAATAGAATAATATTAGCCTGTAAGAAACTTGGAATCAACGCAAAAGGTTCGACAAAAAGATTAAATAAAGAAGAATTAGAAAAAATTAAAAGTTATTTTGAAACAGGTAAAAACGTATCAGATGAAATAGTCACTATAAACAAAAATAAAGTCAAAGAAAAAAACACAACAAAGAAAATTACAGAAAAAGATAAGATTAATTATTTTGCAAACAGACTTATTCGAAAATCTTAA
- a CDS encoding DUF2130 domain-containing protein, translated as MKDIKCPSCGKTFRIDPSSFEEILLQIKDEEFNKQIKERLLLAEEDNKKALEILKRELRIQLIEQNSIKDTEIQALESKLNIAEEKKENALNDLKNQATNKINSLNNELNNLKDEIKNQSLIAELSLKNKVNEAVTNLEKENSTLTNSIEKIKLEHSINEKLIEEKFKSKISERDLTIQELREMKSKLSTKMVGETLEIHCETQFNLNRATAFKNSYFEKDNDATSGSKGDYIFREFDENNTEVVSIMFEMKNESLNGTNKRKNEDFFKELDKDRRQKSCEYAVLVSLLESESELYNAGIVDVSHRFPKMYVIRPQFFLPIISLLRNASMETLKYKSQIDLMKRENYDITNFESTLEQFKNAVGKNVSLAQDRFNDAITEIDKSITHLQKTKEALILSKKHLLSADSKSQDLTVKKLTRNNPTMKEKFNDLNNFKDEVA; from the coding sequence ATGAAAGATATTAAATGTCCCTCATGTGGCAAAACCTTCCGAATTGATCCCAGCAGCTTTGAAGAAATCCTTCTTCAAATAAAAGACGAGGAATTTAACAAGCAAATAAAAGAAAGACTTCTTTTAGCTGAAGAAGATAATAAAAAAGCTTTGGAAATTTTAAAACGAGAATTAAGAATACAGTTAATAGAGCAAAACAGCATTAAAGATACTGAGATTCAAGCTCTTGAATCTAAATTAAACATAGCTGAAGAAAAGAAAGAAAATGCTCTTAATGATTTAAAAAATCAAGCAACAAATAAAATCAATTCACTCAATAATGAATTAAACAATTTAAAGGATGAAATTAAAAACCAGTCTTTAATTGCAGAATTATCTTTAAAAAACAAAGTTAATGAAGCAGTTACTAATTTAGAAAAAGAAAACTCAACATTAACAAATTCTATTGAAAAGATAAAACTTGAACATTCAATTAATGAAAAATTAATTGAAGAAAAGTTTAAAAGCAAAATTAGTGAAAGGGACCTGACTATTCAGGAGCTAAGAGAAATGAAATCTAAATTATCTACAAAGATGGTAGGCGAAACCTTAGAAATCCATTGCGAAACACAATTTAATCTTAATCGTGCTACCGCATTTAAAAATTCATATTTTGAAAAGGATAATGATGCTACTTCTGGAAGTAAAGGTGACTATATATTTAGAGAATTTGATGAAAACAATACTGAAGTCGTATCAATAATGTTTGAAATGAAGAACGAAAGTTTAAATGGAACTAATAAAAGAAAAAACGAAGATTTTTTCAAAGAATTAGATAAAGATAGAAGACAAAAATCTTGTGAGTACGCTGTACTCGTTTCGCTTCTAGAGTCAGAAAGTGAATTATACAATGCAGGAATAGTAGATGTTTCACATAGATTTCCAAAGATGTATGTCATAAGACCACAATTTTTCTTGCCGATTATTTCTCTACTAAGAAATGCATCGATGGAAACCTTAAAGTACAAATCACAAATTGATTTAATGAAACGCGAGAATTACGACATAACTAATTTTGAAAGTACTCTTGAGCAATTCAAGAATGCCGTTGGTAAAAATGTATCACTTGCCCAAGATAGATTTAATGATGCCATTACAGAAATTGATAAATCAATAACCCATTTACAAAAAACGAAAGAGGCTTTAATTCTCTCAAAAAAACATCTTTTATCTGCTGACAGCAAATCCCAGGATTTAACGGTAAAGAAATTAACTAGAAATAACCCCACTATGAAAGAAAAGTTTAATGATTTAAATAATTTCAAAGATGAAGTGGCCTAA
- a CDS encoding ATP-dependent DNA ligase — translation MSLKNFSELFLDLDSSNSTNNKIEVLKNYFLSNDPIDNSWAINLLTGKSNKRFISGRYLKNLFSQIYEYPEWLIDTCYLKVGDSAEVITLLLKNKSTSKKKKLSNISLNELLSKTIPDLSKLNEEEKNFKIKNMWETLPEDNHLIFNKILTGTFRVGVSIGLITKSISKLINIDEEIISHRLMGNFEPSIDSYEFLINKNINLQELNSKPFPFLLANTIEDKIFKHSINDFQFEWKYDGIRMQLIKRSGNVSLWTRGQELVNESFPELVEKMSHIKDDFVLDGELLVWNFKEQIAFDFSFLQKRINRKSPTRSIQLKYPIIFIAYDLLEINGRDIREIKLENRRIELEKYFSKWQNKTENDISDIFKICDLIFPKDWPDALTYREKSRENNTEGLIIKKKTSIYSPGRKKGIWWKYKVDPMQLDAVLIYAKGGSGRRAGLYTDYSFALWKDQELIKFASAYSGLTNIEIKELDKWIRNNTIEKFGPVRSLKPEMVFEISFEKIQISKRHKSGIAVRFPRITKWRKDKKINDADSLENAYALMKKIS, via the coding sequence ATGAGCTTAAAAAATTTTTCAGAATTATTTCTAGATTTAGATTCAAGTAACAGCACAAATAATAAAATTGAAGTTTTAAAGAATTATTTTTTATCTAATGATCCAATAGATAATTCATGGGCAATAAATTTACTGACTGGAAAAAGTAATAAGAGATTTATTAGCGGAAGATATTTAAAAAATCTTTTTTCTCAAATATATGAATATCCTGAATGGTTAATTGATACATGCTATTTAAAAGTTGGTGATTCTGCTGAGGTAATAACGTTATTACTTAAAAATAAAAGTACTTCCAAAAAAAAGAAATTATCAAATATAAGTCTCAATGAATTACTAAGCAAAACCATACCTGATTTATCAAAACTTAATGAGGAGGAGAAAAATTTTAAAATTAAAAATATGTGGGAAACATTACCTGAAGATAACCATCTAATTTTCAATAAGATTCTTACAGGAACTTTTAGAGTAGGGGTCTCTATCGGATTAATCACAAAATCAATATCAAAACTAATTAATATTGATGAAGAGATTATTTCCCATAGGTTGATGGGGAATTTTGAGCCTTCAATTGATTCATATGAATTTTTAATTAACAAGAATATCAATCTTCAAGAGTTAAATTCCAAACCATTTCCATTTCTTCTAGCGAATACTATTGAAGATAAAATCTTCAAACATTCAATAAATGATTTTCAATTTGAATGGAAATACGACGGTATAAGGATGCAATTAATTAAAAGATCAGGAAATGTTTCGTTATGGACAAGAGGGCAAGAATTAGTCAATGAATCATTCCCAGAATTAGTAGAGAAAATGTCGCATATAAAAGATGATTTTGTTCTTGATGGTGAATTATTAGTTTGGAATTTTAAAGAACAAATTGCGTTTGATTTTTCTTTTCTTCAAAAAAGAATAAATAGAAAATCTCCTACTAGATCAATCCAATTAAAATATCCAATTATTTTTATTGCTTATGATCTTTTAGAGATTAATGGAAGAGATATAAGAGAAATTAAATTAGAGAATAGAAGAATTGAGTTAGAAAAATATTTTTCAAAATGGCAAAATAAAACTGAGAATGATATCTCTGATATTTTCAAAATATGTGATTTAATCTTTCCTAAAGATTGGCCTGATGCTTTAACTTATAGAGAGAAATCTCGAGAAAATAATACTGAAGGATTAATAATTAAGAAAAAGACTTCTATATACTCCCCTGGTCGAAAAAAAGGCATTTGGTGGAAATATAAAGTTGATCCTATGCAACTGGATGCTGTTCTAATTTACGCAAAGGGCGGTAGCGGTAGAAGAGCTGGTCTTTATACAGATTACAGTTTTGCATTATGGAAAGACCAAGAATTAATTAAATTTGCAAGTGCATATTCTGGTTTAACAAATATTGAGATCAAAGAGCTAGATAAATGGATAAGGAACAATACAATAGAAAAATTTGGTCCTGTTCGATCGTTAAAACCAGAAATGGTATTTGAAATATCTTTTGAGAAAATACAAATTTCAAAACGTCATAAGTCAGGCATAGCAGTAAGATTTCCAAGAATAACGAAATGGAGAAAAGATAAAAAAATTAATGATGCAGATAGTCTAGAGAATGCTTATGCACTGATGAAAAAAATATCATGA